A single genomic interval of Fibrobacter sp. UWB13 harbors:
- a CDS encoding glutamate-5-semialdehyde dehydrogenase, with translation MTQNNVNLEKYSDELANKAKNASKKIRTLSAEKRAAVLARVAEILRAKKPEILAANKIDLEAAAGKLDDSKMDRLTLNDARIESMAKGAEEIAAFTDPLGRILESRELKNGIKISRVAVPIGSVFFIFESRPNVTIDGACLCFKAGNAVILRGGKESLNSAKCLAGIFHQALEENGVDKDAVQLVTETSHDLVGMLLQRNDCLDLVIPRGGERLIRAVVEQSKIPVIKHFNGICHVYVDKSADMEKAVNILINAKTQRTGVCNAMECVIIDRHIDDANVKKLIDCLADRGVELFGNKDAQSHDSRIKDIGDDSNYHHEYLALKASVKFVDNVEEACDHIEKNSSRHTEAVVAEDASVQDYFVANVDSSSVMVNASTRFADGGEYGLGAEVGISTDKLHARGPMGVESLCSYKWILRGNGQVRG, from the coding sequence ATGACACAGAATAACGTTAATTTGGAAAAATACTCTGACGAGCTCGCCAACAAAGCAAAGAACGCGAGCAAGAAAATCCGTACATTGAGCGCTGAAAAGCGCGCAGCCGTGCTCGCACGTGTTGCAGAAATCCTCCGTGCAAAGAAGCCGGAAATCCTCGCCGCCAACAAGATTGACCTCGAAGCTGCCGCCGGCAAGCTCGACGATTCCAAGATGGATCGCCTGACTTTGAACGATGCCCGCATCGAATCGATGGCCAAGGGCGCCGAAGAAATCGCCGCATTTACCGACCCGCTCGGTCGCATTCTTGAATCCCGTGAACTCAAGAACGGCATCAAGATTAGCCGTGTCGCTGTGCCGATAGGTTCTGTGTTCTTTATTTTTGAAAGCCGTCCGAACGTGACGATTGACGGCGCTTGCCTTTGCTTTAAGGCGGGCAATGCCGTGATTCTCCGTGGCGGAAAGGAATCACTCAACTCCGCAAAGTGCCTCGCCGGGATTTTCCACCAGGCTCTTGAAGAAAACGGCGTCGACAAGGACGCTGTGCAGCTCGTGACCGAAACGAGCCATGACCTTGTGGGCATGCTCTTGCAGCGCAACGATTGCCTCGACCTCGTGATTCCTCGCGGTGGCGAACGTTTGATCCGCGCAGTCGTCGAACAGAGCAAGATTCCTGTCATCAAGCACTTCAACGGCATCTGCCATGTGTACGTGGACAAGTCCGCCGACATGGAAAAGGCTGTGAACATTCTCATCAACGCCAAGACGCAACGCACGGGCGTGTGCAACGCCATGGAATGCGTGATTATCGACCGCCACATCGATGATGCAAACGTCAAGAAGCTCATTGATTGCCTCGCCGACCGCGGCGTGGAACTCTTTGGCAACAAGGACGCCCAATCGCATGACAGCCGCATCAAGGATATCGGCGACGATAGCAACTACCATCACGAATACCTAGCTCTCAAGGCAAGCGTCAAGTTTGTCGATAACGTCGAAGAAGCCTGCGACCACATCGAAAAGAACAGCAGCCGCCACACGGAAGCTGTCGTTGCAGAAGATGCAAGCGTTCAGGACTACTTTGTCGCAAACGTCGACAGCAGCAGCGTCATGGTGAACGCCAGTACGCGCTTTGCAGACGGTGGCGAATATGGTCTCGGTGCCGAAGTGGGCATTTCTACGGACAAGCTCCATGCTCGCGGTCCGATGGGCGTCGAAAGCCTCTGCAGCTACAAGTGGATTCTCCGTGGCAATGGACAGGTTCGCGGATAA
- the hisI gene encoding phosphoribosyl-AMP cyclohydrolase, with amino-acid sequence MKFEDLIKEVKFEVEFGGVKLAPAIVQDADKGDVLMMAWMNEEALRRTHECGEMVFWSRSRKEYWHKGDTSGNVMTVVEWAADCDSDALLFKVRMQGPQVACHTGARSCFFKKCEK; translated from the coding sequence ATGAAGTTTGAAGACTTAATCAAAGAAGTAAAGTTTGAAGTAGAATTCGGTGGCGTGAAGCTCGCACCAGCAATCGTCCAGGACGCCGACAAGGGCGACGTACTGATGATGGCATGGATGAACGAAGAAGCGCTCCGCCGCACGCACGAATGTGGCGAAATGGTGTTCTGGAGCCGTAGCCGCAAGGAATACTGGCACAAAGGCGACACGAGCGGAAACGTGATGACGGTCGTCGAATGGGCTGCCGACTGCGATTCTGACGCACTGCTTTTCAAGGTGCGTATGCAGGGTCCACAGGTCGCTTGCCACACTGGCGCTCGCAGCTGTTTCTTCAAGAAGTGCGAAAAGTAA
- a CDS encoding nucleotidyl transferase AbiEii/AbiGii toxin family protein — translation MASVIESMLTRYNCKNVSDYRNALKEIAQEVALCGLSRGGFFEKAAFYGGTALRIFYGLDRFSEDMDFSLIQVDEKFELPHYFDILEQELQAVGLEMTVESKIKSLDSPVQSAFLKGNTLKHLLKIMPTKHSPLPIPSNEILKIKFEVDTNPPELATFENKYRLLPSPFAVKLYDKPSLFAGKLHALLCRGWKNRVKGRDFYDFVWYVSQNTSVNLPHLQKRMEQTGHWNSTEILTTAKLKTLLKERFHAVDFNEAKRDVQPFIADSSKLTLWSTDFFCALTDEWKG, via the coding sequence ATGGCAAGTGTAATAGAATCAATGCTCACAAGATACAACTGCAAAAATGTATCTGATTACCGCAACGCACTCAAAGAAATTGCTCAGGAAGTCGCGCTATGCGGACTCTCGCGAGGCGGATTTTTCGAAAAAGCAGCTTTTTACGGTGGAACAGCCCTCCGAATTTTCTATGGACTAGACCGATTCTCCGAAGATATGGACTTTTCTTTAATCCAAGTCGACGAAAAATTTGAACTACCACATTATTTTGATATTCTTGAGCAAGAACTCCAAGCAGTCGGCTTGGAAATGACCGTCGAAAGCAAGATCAAATCCCTAGATTCTCCAGTGCAATCCGCGTTTTTAAAGGGAAACACCCTAAAGCACCTGCTGAAAATCATGCCAACCAAACATTCACCATTGCCAATTCCAAGCAACGAAATTTTGAAAATAAAATTCGAAGTGGATACAAATCCGCCTGAATTGGCGACATTCGAAAACAAGTATCGACTTTTGCCATCCCCTTTTGCAGTGAAGCTTTACGATAAGCCTTCACTTTTTGCAGGGAAACTCCATGCTTTGCTTTGTCGAGGGTGGAAGAACCGAGTCAAAGGACGTGATTTCTATGATTTCGTATGGTATGTTTCTCAGAACACTAGCGTTAATCTGCCACACTTGCAAAAGCGCATGGAACAGACCGGACATTGGAATTCTACAGAAATCTTAACAACTGCTAAATTGAAAACCCTATTAAAAGAACGATTCCACGCAGTCGATTTCAACGAAGCAAAGCGAGATGTCCAACCGTTTATCGCTGATTCCTCAAAGCTTACTCTATGGAGTACAGATTTCTTCTGCGCCTTAACAGACGAATGGAAGGGGTAA
- the tilS gene encoding tRNA lysidine(34) synthetase TilS has protein sequence MSLNLVENIRHHGFKRLLLAVSGGLDSICLAHYFIKNRKALGIEWLGIAHVHHGLREGTADRDAKFVEEFAKSHNVPFFLKKLDGEALKGADGSLEENARDARYKALTEIVKSIVTLEPTGDRVHYALDPIGALPLQDDEGCAPIPHSPIAIVTAHHAGDQAETVYMRLKRGTTLAGLRGIQEVRIIQDDIVIFRPFLNVTRKELLTYARENGLSWCEDESNADVKFARNKIRHEFLPNLERECPGAIQQLCKIAGLADKAYAKVMAKCSRSFDFAQDDSRGFPLGGGHDKDSLVSRLSSFVSLDKKKLNKILREYADADLSEMFRLWLTEKGFRFPIGFFYGPKEPAHVKIPVRAVYRRRSVVKIARTVWICEFKDALSAAKFVSCEKKEKDYNEST, from the coding sequence TTGTCGCTCAATTTAGTTGAAAATATTCGCCATCATGGTTTTAAGCGCCTGCTGCTTGCAGTTTCGGGCGGTTTGGATTCTATCTGCTTGGCGCATTATTTTATCAAGAACCGCAAAGCTCTTGGGATTGAATGGCTAGGGATTGCGCATGTGCATCACGGGCTACGCGAAGGAACGGCAGACAGAGACGCAAAATTTGTAGAAGAATTTGCAAAGTCGCACAATGTTCCTTTTTTCTTGAAGAAGTTGGATGGTGAAGCGCTGAAAGGTGCAGATGGTTCACTTGAAGAAAATGCACGAGACGCAAGGTATAAAGCGCTAACAGAAATTGTGAAAAGCATTGTCACTCTGGAGCCGACAGGCGATAGAGTCCATTATGCTTTGGATCCTATCGGGGCTTTGCCCCTCCAGGATGACGAAGGCTGCGCCCCCATACCCCATAGCCCAATTGCTATCGTGACTGCGCATCATGCGGGGGATCAGGCGGAGACAGTGTATATGCGTCTCAAGCGCGGGACAACGCTAGCCGGGCTCCGCGGGATTCAAGAAGTAAGAATAATTCAGGATGACATCGTAATCTTTCGTCCGTTCCTGAACGTCACTCGCAAAGAACTCCTCACCTATGCTCGCGAGAATGGTTTAAGCTGGTGCGAGGACGAAAGCAATGCGGATGTAAAATTCGCACGCAATAAAATTAGGCACGAGTTTTTGCCGAATCTGGAACGCGAATGTCCGGGGGCAATCCAACAGCTTTGCAAGATTGCGGGGCTAGCTGACAAAGCGTACGCGAAAGTGATGGCCAAATGCTCTAGATCCTTCGACTTCGCTCAGGATGACTCAAGGGGATTCCCGCTCGGTGGCGGGCATGACAAAGATTCTCTCGTCTCTCGTCTCTCGTCTTTCGTCTCATTAGACAAGAAAAAACTCAATAAAATTCTACGCGAATACGCGGATGCAGATCTGTCCGAAATGTTCCGGTTGTGGCTCACAGAAAAGGGTTTTCGGTTCCCGATTGGCTTTTTCTACGGCCCTAAGGAGCCTGCCCACGTAAAAATCCCGGTCCGGGCGGTTTATCGCCGGCGTTCCGTCGTCAAAATAGCGCGTACTGTCTGGATTTGCGAGTTCAAGGACGCGCTTTCAGCCGCAAAATTTGTATCTTGCGAGAAGAAAGAAAAGGATTATAATGAATCAACCTAA
- the ftsH gene encoding ATP-dependent zinc metalloprotease FtsH, with protein sequence MNQPKKPAPFKNKNFIIVLIMLLMLFVMFPMTGKDSSKDITRTEFLAMMGDSTKVITELTLQKTPDGVIIEGAYEMSPEEIAEAKKSQSALARFTRNSTDTKNKHFKSHMLDISNEQISTWEAFKGVKVKVIHESTTWIDTLVAFLPAILLIAFFYIMMSRQMGGGGKSPFSFGKSQVRQLNSQKKTTFNDVAGCDEAKQDLQELVEFLKDPKKYDKLGGRIPKGALLVGPPGTGKTLLARAVAGEAGVPFFSMSGSDFVEMFVGVGASRVRDLFETGKKNAPCILFIDEIDAVGRQRGAGLGGGHDEREQTLNQLLVEMDGFTANEGVILIAATNRPDVLDKALLRPGRFDRQIVVGLPDLKGREEILKVHLKKRKVPLGDDVDVKAVAKGTPGLAGADLENLVNEAALLAARFNNKKVTMLDFEEARDKLSMGAERRTLLMTDEEKRHTAYHEAGHALMTLLCKHSDPLHKITIIPRGRALGVTMSLPERDQVSYSREYAEERIMIMMSGRLAELIFFNHQSTGASNDIQRATELARKMVTEWGFDEEIGPVCYSRADGEVFLGREISKPKEMSEMMAEKIDNAINNLIKRMDNKARQLLEEHKDKLTDLAEALFEFEVLDREEIDKVMAGEKLTGTKKSRQYKAMEELAKKREEENTPPPDPGDQPPVAPIADVQPAPASGNETATNSVKENE encoded by the coding sequence ATGAATCAACCTAAGAAGCCAGCTCCGTTTAAGAACAAGAATTTTATCATTGTTCTCATCATGCTCCTCATGCTTTTCGTCATGTTCCCCATGACCGGGAAAGATTCCAGCAAGGATATTACCCGCACCGAATTTTTAGCCATGATGGGCGACTCGACCAAGGTCATTACTGAACTTACGCTCCAGAAGACTCCCGATGGCGTGATTATCGAAGGCGCTTACGAGATGTCCCCGGAAGAAATCGCCGAGGCCAAGAAGAGCCAAAGCGCACTTGCTAGGTTCACCCGCAACAGTACCGACACGAAGAACAAGCATTTCAAGAGCCACATGCTCGATATTTCGAACGAGCAGATTTCGACTTGGGAAGCTTTCAAGGGCGTGAAGGTCAAGGTCATTCACGAATCGACCACCTGGATTGATACTCTCGTTGCATTCTTGCCAGCCATTTTGCTGATTGCGTTCTTCTATATCATGATGAGCCGTCAGATGGGCGGTGGCGGTAAGAGCCCGTTCTCGTTTGGCAAGAGCCAGGTGCGCCAGCTGAACTCGCAAAAGAAGACGACGTTCAATGACGTTGCCGGTTGCGACGAAGCCAAGCAGGACTTGCAGGAACTCGTTGAATTTTTGAAGGATCCAAAGAAATACGACAAGCTCGGTGGCCGCATCCCGAAGGGTGCTTTGCTCGTTGGCCCTCCGGGTACAGGTAAGACGCTCCTCGCCCGCGCCGTTGCAGGCGAAGCTGGCGTGCCGTTCTTTAGCATGTCGGGTTCGGACTTTGTGGAAATGTTCGTTGGCGTGGGTGCATCCCGCGTGCGTGACTTGTTTGAAACCGGTAAGAAGAACGCTCCGTGCATTTTGTTCATCGACGAAATCGATGCCGTGGGTCGCCAGCGTGGTGCAGGTCTCGGAGGCGGTCACGACGAACGCGAACAGACTTTGAACCAGTTGCTCGTGGAAATGGACGGCTTTACCGCTAACGAAGGCGTGATTTTGATTGCCGCCACGAACCGTCCGGATGTGCTCGACAAGGCACTCCTCCGTCCGGGCCGCTTTGACCGCCAGATTGTGGTGGGACTCCCCGACCTCAAGGGCCGTGAAGAAATTTTGAAGGTTCACTTGAAAAAGCGCAAGGTGCCTCTTGGCGATGATGTCGATGTGAAGGCTGTCGCTAAGGGAACTCCGGGACTTGCCGGTGCAGACCTCGAAAACTTGGTGAACGAAGCAGCGCTCCTCGCCGCAAGGTTCAACAACAAGAAAGTGACGATGCTCGACTTTGAAGAAGCACGCGACAAGCTCAGCATGGGTGCTGAACGCCGCACGCTCTTAATGACCGACGAAGAAAAGCGCCACACCGCTTACCACGAAGCAGGCCATGCCCTCATGACGCTTCTCTGCAAGCATTCTGACCCGCTCCACAAGATTACGATTATCCCTCGCGGACGCGCTCTCGGTGTGACCATGAGTTTGCCCGAACGCGACCAGGTGAGCTACAGCCGCGAATACGCCGAAGAACGCATCATGATCATGATGTCAGGCCGTCTCGCCGAGCTCATCTTCTTCAACCACCAGAGCACGGGTGCAAGTAACGACATCCAGCGCGCTACAGAACTTGCCCGTAAGATGGTGACGGAATGGGGCTTCGACGAAGAAATTGGACCAGTCTGCTACAGCCGCGCCGATGGCGAAGTGTTCCTCGGACGCGAAATCAGTAAGCCGAAGGAAATGTCCGAAATGATGGCCGAAAAGATTGACAACGCCATCAACAACTTGATCAAGCGCATGGACAACAAGGCAAGACAACTCCTTGAAGAACACAAGGACAAGCTCACCGACCTCGCCGAAGCGCTGTTTGAATTTGAAGTGCTCGACCGCGAAGAAATCGACAAAGTCATGGCTGGCGAAAAGCTCACCGGTACAAAGAAGAGCCGCCAGTACAAGGCTATGGAAGAACTCGCTAAGAAACGCGAAGAAGAAAACACTCCGCCGCCTGACCCGGGTGACCAACCGCCGGTAGCTCCGATTGCCGACGTCCAGCCGGCCCCAGCATCAGGCAACGAAACCGCTACAAATTCTGTGAAAGAAAACGAATAA
- the folP gene encoding dihydropteroate synthase, with product MLRSLLESNRAISWKIGNDIIPASRMPLVMGIVNVTPDSFFDGGKHNTPEAAYEHAISLVEQGAVILDIGGESSRPGSAPVSVQEELDRVCPVVEALAQTATISEDLDNPGFRKFYISVDTVKAKVAEECMKLGAHIINDISACMMDPKMIETVASTKASVVLNHMRGNFGTMQQDFKPYTNVVQEVQEELLAQVKKLLDAGVEKERICIDPGIGFGKTVQDNIDLMKSVDVMLKDGYPVLIGTSRKSYIGKMPGLETSDRLIPTVTADIIAALGGASVIRVHDVREAKESLLYLEALKSHDAV from the coding sequence ATGCTCCGCTCTCTATTAGAATCTAATCGTGCAATCTCTTGGAAAATTGGAAACGACATCATTCCAGCTTCGAGGATGCCGCTTGTCATGGGTATCGTGAATGTTACCCCGGACAGTTTCTTTGATGGAGGCAAGCATAACACGCCCGAAGCCGCTTACGAGCACGCCATTTCGTTGGTGGAACAAGGTGCTGTGATTCTCGATATCGGCGGTGAAAGCAGCCGCCCCGGGAGTGCTCCCGTGAGCGTTCAGGAAGAACTTGACCGCGTATGCCCCGTCGTAGAGGCGCTCGCACAGACCGCAACCATTTCGGAAGACCTCGACAATCCGGGATTCCGCAAGTTCTACATCTCAGTCGATACGGTCAAGGCTAAAGTCGCCGAAGAATGCATGAAGCTCGGGGCGCACATCATCAACGACATCAGCGCCTGCATGATGGACCCGAAAATGATCGAGACCGTTGCAAGCACAAAGGCAAGCGTGGTGCTCAACCACATGCGCGGGAACTTCGGAACGATGCAGCAGGACTTCAAGCCGTACACAAACGTGGTGCAGGAAGTTCAAGAAGAACTCTTGGCACAGGTGAAGAAGCTCCTCGACGCCGGTGTCGAAAAAGAACGCATTTGCATTGATCCGGGTATCGGTTTTGGAAAGACGGTTCAAGACAACATAGACTTGATGAAGTCCGTGGACGTAATGCTCAAGGACGGCTACCCCGTTTTGATTGGCACGTCTAGAAAGTCCTACATCGGAAAGATGCCTGGGCTTGAAACAAGCGATAGGCTTATCCCGACAGTGACCGCAGACATTATCGCCGCCCTTGGCGGTGCAAGCGTTATCCGCGTTCACGATGTTCGCGAAGCAAAAGAATCACTTTTATATTTGGAGGCTTTGAAGTCCCATGACGCTGTTTAA
- the cdaA gene encoding diadenylate cyclase CdaA, which yields MTLFKLFGIIDVRMADILDVLLISVILYYIFLLFRGTRAAQMIFGGFLLILAWLIAQWWELHTLVWMLSNLATLGIIAIVILFQPEIRSALTRIGQSVSKVDLRNILFHASGLDDIAQKICSAVQDLAKTKTGALIVLEKRVGLKNYADTGEYLDARISSRLLRALFFPNSALHDGAVILNCKSIVAAGCILPMPTGNAEGDAGYGMRHRAAKALAAESDALIIIVSEETGKISTAYRNNLRRGLTPKELKAEIFRHWHDLFNEVIEEDQAEGENEAVENKV from the coding sequence ATGACGCTGTTTAAGTTATTCGGCATCATCGATGTTCGTATGGCTGACATTCTGGACGTTCTCCTCATATCAGTCATTCTGTATTACATCTTTTTGCTGTTCCGCGGGACGCGTGCAGCACAGATGATTTTCGGCGGCTTTTTGCTCATTCTCGCATGGCTCATTGCGCAGTGGTGGGAACTCCATACGCTCGTGTGGATGCTCAGTAACCTCGCTACGCTCGGTATTATCGCCATCGTGATTTTGTTCCAGCCCGAAATTCGAAGCGCCCTTACGCGAATCGGTCAGAGCGTGAGTAAAGTGGACTTGAGAAACATCCTCTTCCACGCGAGCGGTCTCGATGACATCGCCCAGAAAATTTGCTCTGCCGTTCAGGATTTGGCAAAGACAAAAACCGGTGCGCTCATCGTGCTTGAAAAGCGCGTGGGCCTCAAGAACTACGCAGACACAGGTGAATACCTCGATGCACGAATCAGCTCCAGACTTTTGCGCGCATTGTTTTTCCCGAATTCCGCTTTGCACGACGGTGCTGTGATTCTCAACTGCAAGTCGATTGTCGCCGCAGGCTGTATTTTGCCGATGCCGACCGGTAATGCTGAAGGCGATGCAGGCTACGGTATGCGCCACCGCGCCGCTAAAGCTCTCGCTGCCGAAAGTGATGCCCTCATCATCATCGTCTCCGAAGAAACAGGTAAAATTTCTACCGCTTACAGAAACAACCTGAGACGCGGCCTCACCCCGAAAGAACTTAAAGCAGAAATTTTCCGCCACTGGCACGACCTCTTCAACGAAGTTATTGAAGAAGATCAAGCCGAAGGTGAAAACGAAGCAGTCGAAAACAAGGTGTAA
- a CDS encoding SUMF1/EgtB/PvdO family nonheme iron enzyme, with amino-acid sequence MANNEKNSTKNAQNAQGNQKKKNGKRNLVILILMFLLLICLFVVQCQLNKVKQQALEEQKLSELALRQQQILDSLRAEQAKADSLKALEEARIADSLRLADSLRSADSLANLPKVPAVNKDSIRAYRKFRRDSLARVNDSLARIERDRQDSLNKARFADSLRNSDKVPPTAEITPPAGRYYDPIKLKVKCDEIKCKTFVSIGDTLNPQDASKGIEYNKTGSVFFYATDSVGNRSAWEEAKYDMASDNICGKNAYPVPVGGKTVCVDAYEYPNQPDATPKDMVSQEEAARICKNEGKHLCTIEEWQAACRGKDGFKFSYGNGYKQSKCNTNTKAAKRSGRKTQCRSWYGMYDMNGNLWEWTASTSKQHPDKFLVAGGAWNTNNESSCSVSKFSFYPQNQYPSVGFRCCK; translated from the coding sequence ATGGCAAACAACGAAAAGAATTCTACGAAGAACGCACAAAATGCGCAGGGCAACCAGAAGAAGAAAAACGGGAAACGCAATCTCGTCATCTTGATTTTGATGTTCCTTTTGCTCATCTGCCTTTTTGTAGTGCAGTGCCAGCTCAACAAGGTCAAGCAGCAAGCGCTTGAAGAACAGAAGCTCTCGGAACTCGCACTCCGCCAACAGCAGATTCTTGATAGCCTCCGCGCCGAGCAGGCCAAGGCCGACAGCTTAAAGGCTCTCGAAGAAGCTAGAATCGCAGACAGTTTGCGCCTTGCCGATAGCCTCCGCTCGGCAGATTCGCTCGCCAATTTGCCCAAAGTCCCGGCAGTCAACAAGGACAGCATCCGTGCCTATCGCAAGTTCCGCAGGGATAGTCTCGCCCGCGTTAACGACTCACTCGCACGTATCGAAAGAGACCGCCAGGATTCCCTGAACAAGGCTCGCTTCGCCGATAGCCTCCGCAACTCGGACAAGGTCCCGCCCACAGCCGAAATCACGCCGCCTGCAGGCCGCTACTACGACCCGATCAAGCTCAAGGTCAAGTGCGATGAAATCAAATGCAAGACGTTTGTTTCCATCGGCGATACGCTCAATCCGCAAGATGCAAGCAAGGGCATTGAATACAACAAGACCGGTTCCGTGTTCTTCTACGCTACCGACTCCGTCGGCAACCGCTCCGCTTGGGAAGAAGCCAAGTACGACATGGCAAGCGATAACATTTGCGGCAAGAACGCCTACCCCGTCCCGGTTGGCGGAAAGACCGTCTGCGTAGACGCCTATGAATACCCGAACCAGCCGGACGCTACACCGAAGGACATGGTAAGCCAGGAAGAAGCCGCACGCATCTGCAAGAACGAAGGCAAACACCTCTGCACAATCGAAGAATGGCAAGCCGCCTGCCGTGGCAAGGACGGTTTCAAGTTCTCTTACGGTAACGGTTACAAGCAGAGCAAGTGCAATACCAACACAAAGGCAGCCAAGAGAAGCGGTCGCAAGACGCAATGCCGCAGCTGGTATGGCATGTACGACATGAACGGAAACCTCTGGGAATGGACAGCCTCTACAAGCAAGCAGCACCCGGACAAGTTCCTGGTCGCAGGTGGCGCATGGAACACGAACAACGAAAGTAGCTGTTCCGTAAGCAAATTCAGTTTCTACCCGCAGAACCAGTACCCGAGTGTCGGTTTCAGGTGTTGTAAATAA
- a CDS encoding amino acid ABC transporter ATP-binding protein has protein sequence MNANAETLIQVKNLCKSYGDKQILKGISLDIHRGDVIAIIGPSGCGKSTFLRQLNLLEQPTSGDILLDGKSILAKDVSKPSIRERVGMVFQQFNLFKNMTALKNIMFAPVKLGRLSKAEAETRARELLKRVGLLDRADHYPAQLSGGQQQRIAIARAMAMQPEAILFDEPTSALDPEMVGEVLKIMKDLAKSGMTMIVVTHEMSFAREVANRVLFFADGYVKEDGTPEEVFDNPKDSRLKEFLSALKK, from the coding sequence ATGAACGCTAATGCAGAAACTTTAATCCAGGTCAAGAACCTTTGCAAATCTTACGGTGACAAGCAAATCCTCAAGGGTATTTCGCTTGATATCCATCGCGGTGACGTGATTGCAATTATCGGCCCGTCTGGTTGTGGCAAGTCGACGTTCTTGCGCCAGCTGAATTTGCTTGAGCAGCCGACGAGCGGTGATATCCTTTTGGATGGCAAGAGCATTTTGGCGAAGGACGTTTCGAAGCCTTCGATTCGCGAGCGCGTTGGCATGGTTTTCCAGCAGTTCAACCTGTTCAAGAACATGACCGCTCTCAAGAACATCATGTTTGCTCCGGTGAAACTCGGTCGCTTGTCCAAGGCTGAGGCCGAAACGCGTGCACGTGAACTCTTGAAGCGCGTGGGCCTTTTGGACCGTGCAGACCATTACCCGGCACAGCTTTCGGGCGGTCAGCAACAGCGTATTGCTATTGCCCGTGCCATGGCAATGCAGCCCGAAGCCATCCTCTTTGATGAACCGACGAGTGCATTGGACCCGGAAATGGTGGGCGAAGTGCTCAAGATCATGAAGGACCTTGCAAAGTCTGGAATGACGATGATTGTCGTGACGCACGAAATGAGCTTTGCTCGCGAAGTAGCAAACCGTGTGCTCTTCTTTGCTGACGGTTACGTTAAGGAAGACGGAACCCCCGAAGAAGTCTTCGACAATCCCAAGGACTCCCGCCTCAAGGAATTCCTTTCGGCTTTGAAAAAGTAA